From one Lolium rigidum isolate FL_2022 chromosome 4, APGP_CSIRO_Lrig_0.1, whole genome shotgun sequence genomic stretch:
- the LOC124646442 gene encoding glutathione S-transferase 4-like — protein MAPAAVKVYGWAMSPFVARALLCLEEAGVEYELVPMSRQAGDHLQPDFLARNPFAQVPVLEDGDLTLFESRAIARHVLRKHKPELLVGDGSPEAAAMVDVWLEVEAHQHHAPTAAIMVQCILAPLLGGARDQAVIDENVPKLKKVLEVYEARLSKSRYLAGESVSLADLSHFPMLRYFMETEYKALVEELPHVKAWWEELKVRPAARKVTEFMPVDFGLGKKAEQ, from the exons ATGGCGCCGGCGGCCGTGAAGGTGTACGGGTGGGCGATGTCGCCGTTCGTTGCCCGCGCGCTGCTGTGCCTGGAGGAGGCCGGCGTCGAGTACGAGCTCGTCCCCATGAGCCGCCAggccggcgaccacctccagCCGGACTTCCTCGCCAGGAACCCGTTCGCCCAGGTGCCCGTCCTCGAGGACGGCGACCTCACACTCTTCG AGTCGCGCGCGATCGCGAGGCACGTGCTGCGCAAGCACAAGCCGGAGCTGCTGGTCGGGGACGGCtcgccggaggcggcggcgatggtggacgtgtggctggaggtggaggcgcatcAGCACCACGCCCCGACGGCCGCCATCATGGTGCAGTGCATCCTCGCCCCGCTCCTCGGCGGCGCGCGCGACCAGGCCGTCATCGACGAGAACGTCCCCAAGCTGAAGAAGGTGCTGGAGGTGTACGAGGCGCGGCTATCGAAGTCGAGGTACCTCGCCGGGGAATCGGTGAGCCTCGCCGACCTCAGCCACttcccgatgctgcgctacttcaTGGAGACCGAGTACAAGGCGCTGGTGGAGGAGCTCCCGCACGTGAAGGCGTGGTGGGAGGAGCTCAAGGTCAGGCCGGCGGCGAGGAAGGTTACCGAGTTCATGCCGGTGGACTTTGGTCTGGGAAAGAAGGCAGAGCAGTGA